One genomic region from Haloprofundus salinisoli encodes:
- a CDS encoding DR2241 family protein: protein MHAGQLDALVEAAGVDGGVEFDGLHATGQDDGYEFRTPHTERTGLSEAEFREVAESNPWYVSNWFYWTREAGLGNREEVETDSAHRDGGSARRAFLRWAERADDHGVPERYEALADGISREWGQLCVTATVADHGERRYHLRHVADAVADLSSLDVYADPLEARSIVTYDEKGRYRPLKTAPTLRDGWAFTDLDGRALVETVDVVYPATIPNWYREREGRLDVTHWDETAERQTGIYDVVDELDEEAVEWIAESCCVDSQCLKRRMWDADEETPLDAQRGDGVFPCREPCSLVVAAARKWTTLEREESKTYEFELTPSEKAQVEEIIDAVADGRTDEIREADVNEGANRYRARFLRAKRFDEHGNLSGTSTKGE from the coding sequence ATGCACGCCGGGCAGCTCGACGCGCTCGTCGAGGCCGCAGGTGTCGACGGAGGCGTCGAGTTCGACGGGCTGCACGCGACCGGTCAGGACGACGGCTACGAGTTCCGCACCCCGCACACCGAGCGCACCGGCCTCTCCGAAGCCGAGTTCCGCGAGGTGGCCGAGTCGAACCCGTGGTACGTCTCGAACTGGTTCTACTGGACTCGCGAGGCCGGCCTCGGTAACCGAGAGGAGGTGGAGACCGACTCCGCTCACCGCGACGGGGGCAGCGCCCGCCGCGCGTTCCTCCGATGGGCCGAGCGCGCCGACGACCACGGCGTCCCCGAGCGTTACGAGGCGCTCGCCGACGGCATCAGCCGCGAGTGGGGCCAACTCTGCGTCACCGCGACCGTCGCCGACCACGGCGAGCGCCGCTACCACCTCCGTCACGTCGCCGACGCCGTCGCTGACCTCTCGTCGCTCGACGTGTACGCAGACCCGCTGGAGGCCCGAAGCATCGTCACCTACGACGAGAAGGGCCGCTACCGCCCGCTGAAGACCGCGCCGACGCTCCGCGACGGGTGGGCGTTCACCGACCTCGATGGCCGGGCGCTCGTCGAGACGGTCGACGTCGTCTACCCGGCGACGATTCCGAACTGGTACCGCGAGCGAGAGGGTCGCCTCGACGTGACCCACTGGGACGAGACGGCAGAGCGCCAGACGGGCATCTACGACGTCGTCGACGAGCTCGACGAGGAGGCCGTCGAGTGGATCGCGGAGTCCTGCTGCGTCGACTCGCAGTGTCTCAAGCGCCGGATGTGGGACGCCGACGAGGAGACCCCGCTGGACGCCCAGCGGGGTGACGGCGTCTTCCCCTGCCGCGAACCGTGCTCGCTCGTCGTCGCCGCCGCCCGCAAGTGGACGACGCTCGAACGCGAGGAGTCGAAAACGTACGAGTTCGAACTCACTCCGAGCGAGAAAGCGCAGGTCGAAGAGATTATCGACGCCGTCGCCGACGGCCGAACCGACGAGATCCGGGAGGCCGACGTGAACGAGGGTGCGAACCGCTACCGAGCGCGGTTCCTGCGGGCGAAGCGCTTCGACGAGCACGGCAATCTGTCGGGGACGTCGACGAAGGGTGAGTAA
- a CDS encoding CbiX/SirB N-terminal domain-containing protein — MQALVIVAHGSHLNPDSSAPTYDHADTIRDVGAFDEVKTGFWKEEPSLREVLRTVESDEVFVVPMFISEGYFTEQVIPRELRLDGWDVSEWDSDGLSASHATLAATDTDQRVRYCGPVGTHESMTDVLVRRAESVTGDPTVGKGFGLAVVGHGTERNENSAKAIEYHADRIREMDRFDEVQALYMDEAPEVDDVTDHFESEDVVVVPLFIADGFHTQEDIPEDVGLTDDYREGYPVPADVDGHRIWYAGAVGTEALMADVVLERASEAGADVGDAVEIVRERTRGTPAAGD, encoded by the coding sequence ATGCAAGCGCTGGTCATCGTGGCCCACGGGTCCCACCTGAACCCGGATTCGAGCGCCCCGACCTACGACCACGCGGACACCATCCGCGACGTCGGCGCGTTCGACGAGGTGAAGACCGGGTTCTGGAAGGAGGAACCGTCGCTCAGAGAGGTCCTTCGCACCGTCGAGTCCGACGAGGTGTTCGTCGTTCCGATGTTCATCAGCGAGGGGTACTTCACCGAGCAGGTCATTCCTCGTGAACTCCGTCTCGACGGCTGGGACGTCTCCGAGTGGGACTCCGACGGCCTGAGCGCCAGTCACGCGACGCTCGCCGCGACGGACACGGACCAGCGGGTCCGCTACTGCGGCCCCGTCGGCACCCACGAGTCGATGACCGACGTGCTCGTCCGCCGCGCGGAGTCGGTGACCGGCGACCCGACTGTCGGGAAGGGGTTCGGTCTCGCCGTCGTCGGCCACGGCACCGAGCGCAACGAAAACAGCGCGAAAGCCATCGAGTACCACGCCGACCGCATCCGCGAGATGGACCGTTTCGACGAGGTGCAGGCGCTGTACATGGACGAAGCGCCGGAGGTCGACGACGTGACCGACCACTTCGAGAGCGAGGACGTGGTCGTCGTCCCGCTGTTCATCGCCGACGGCTTCCACACCCAGGAGGACATCCCCGAAGACGTGGGACTGACCGACGACTACCGCGAGGGTTACCCGGTCCCCGCCGACGTCGACGGCCACCGCATCTGGTACGCCGGCGCGGTCGGCACCGAGGCGCTGATGGCCGACGTGGTGCTCGAACGCGCCTCCGAGGCGGGCGCGGACGTGGGCGACGCCGTCGAAATAGTGCGGGAGCGAACGCGGGGGACGCCCGCGGCGGGTGACTGA
- a CDS encoding DUF7523 family protein translates to MSLAAETREAARERPFLLTALRAGVVNYAAAASSLDLDGDTEAIATALRRYAEELPPLELGERNARVTMKSGVGVVDAADAETTDEDALARLGGQSVVADAGSQTAILATGEVDADALTTVLGRLQTAEIPVDAAATVGESLLVVVERRDGVNAVRIVEAALEAVSIAGGE, encoded by the coding sequence ATGTCACTGGCCGCAGAGACGCGCGAGGCCGCCCGCGAGCGACCGTTTCTACTGACCGCGCTCCGGGCGGGCGTCGTCAACTACGCCGCCGCCGCGTCGTCGCTGGACCTCGACGGCGACACAGAAGCGATTGCCACCGCGCTCCGACGCTACGCCGAGGAGTTGCCGCCGCTAGAACTCGGAGAGCGAAACGCTCGGGTGACGATGAAAAGCGGCGTCGGCGTCGTCGACGCGGCGGACGCGGAGACGACGGACGAGGACGCGCTGGCGAGGCTCGGCGGGCAGTCGGTCGTCGCCGACGCCGGGTCGCAGACGGCGATTCTGGCGACCGGCGAGGTCGACGCTGACGCGCTGACGACGGTGCTCGGTCGGTTGCAGACGGCCGAAATTCCGGTCGACGCGGCGGCGACAGTGGGCGAATCGTTGCTCGTGGTGGTCGAGCGTCGGGACGGAGTGAACGCGGTTCGGATCGTCGAGGCGGCGC